The proteins below come from a single Methylobacterium sp. SyP6R genomic window:
- a CDS encoding bifunctional sugar phosphate isomerase/epimerase/4-hydroxyphenylpyruvate dioxygenase family protein produces the protein MRKAIATVSVSGTLIEKLEAIAAARFDGVEIFENDLLFHTGPARDVRRYASDLGLSIDLFQPFRDFEGVSDEQLKRNLDRAERKFDLMEELGAPLILVCSNVGTEVSDDDARMADQLYQLADRAAKRGLKIGFEALSWGTKVRTFDRAWGIVERANHPHLGLILDSFHTLALPDDWSGIANLPGQRVFFVQLADAPRIGMNPLTLSRHFRCLPGQGDLDVPGFLQAVLACGYTGTISLEIFNDDMRAAPPRQTAADGHRSLLFLEEKVRRTDEAAALSPSSPKRPRRRVELFDPPLPPAIAGHRFIEVAVDERCEGALARLLGQLGFTRLGRHRSKAVTLYGQGEIRIVLNREPDSFASSYFLMHGPSVCAQAITTDDALAALGRAESYGAARFGGRIGPDENTFPSIRAPDGSLIILTDATTGGDFERDFVLDEGAEPAGLLTRVDHVAQALPEGQLDSWVLFYRAVLGLEPEDVVVLPDPYGLVRSKAMSNAERTMRLPLNISESRNTATARLVTSFAGAGVHHIALATDDIFAAAERLKAAGATLLPIPANYYDDVAARFGLDDATVARMQSLSILYDRVGDGEFLQFYTTPFEERFYFEIVQRKGGYDLYGAPNAPVRMAALAALRGPNLSQVLR, from the coding sequence ATGAGGAAGGCGATCGCCACGGTGTCGGTAAGCGGCACGCTGATCGAGAAGCTGGAGGCGATCGCGGCGGCGCGCTTCGACGGGGTCGAGATCTTCGAGAACGACCTCTTGTTCCATACCGGCCCGGCGCGCGACGTGCGCCGTTACGCTTCCGACCTCGGCCTGTCGATCGACCTGTTCCAGCCCTTCCGCGATTTCGAGGGCGTGTCGGACGAGCAGCTGAAGCGCAACCTCGACCGGGCCGAGCGCAAGTTCGACCTGATGGAGGAGCTCGGCGCGCCGCTGATCCTGGTCTGCTCCAATGTCGGCACCGAGGTCTCGGACGACGACGCCCGGATGGCCGACCAGCTCTACCAGCTCGCCGACCGGGCGGCGAAAAGAGGCCTCAAGATCGGCTTCGAGGCCCTGTCCTGGGGCACCAAGGTGCGCACCTTCGATCGGGCCTGGGGCATCGTCGAACGGGCGAACCACCCGCATCTCGGCCTGATCCTCGACAGCTTCCACACGCTCGCGCTTCCCGACGACTGGTCGGGCATCGCCAATCTGCCGGGCCAGCGGGTGTTCTTCGTCCAGCTGGCGGACGCGCCGCGCATCGGCATGAACCCGCTGACGCTCAGCCGCCACTTCCGCTGCCTGCCGGGCCAGGGCGACCTCGACGTGCCGGGCTTCCTCCAGGCGGTGCTGGCCTGCGGCTATACCGGCACGATCTCGCTCGAGATCTTCAACGACGACATGCGCGCCGCGCCCCCGCGCCAGACCGCCGCCGACGGCCACCGCTCGCTGCTGTTCCTGGAGGAGAAGGTGCGCCGCACCGACGAGGCGGCGGCTTTGTCTCCCTCCTCGCCCAAGCGGCCCCGCCGCCGGGTCGAGCTGTTCGATCCGCCGCTGCCGCCGGCCATCGCCGGCCACCGCTTCATCGAGGTGGCGGTGGACGAGCGCTGCGAGGGGGCGCTGGCGCGGCTGCTGGGCCAGCTCGGCTTCACGCGGCTCGGCCGCCACCGCAGCAAGGCGGTGACGCTCTACGGCCAGGGCGAGATCCGCATCGTGCTCAACCGCGAGCCGGATTCCTTCGCCTCGTCCTACTTCCTGATGCACGGCCCCTCGGTCTGCGCCCAGGCCATCACCACCGACGACGCGCTGGCGGCTCTCGGCCGGGCCGAATCCTACGGCGCCGCCCGCTTCGGCGGCCGGATCGGACCGGACGAAAACACCTTCCCGTCGATCCGCGCGCCCGACGGCAGCCTGATCATCCTCACCGACGCGACGACCGGGGGCGATTTCGAGCGCGACTTCGTGCTGGACGAGGGCGCGGAGCCGGCGGGCCTGCTCACCCGGGTCGACCACGTGGCGCAGGCCCTGCCCGAGGGCCAGCTCGATTCCTGGGTGCTGTTCTACCGCGCGGTGCTCGGCCTCGAGCCGGAGGACGTGGTGGTGCTGCCCGATCCCTACGGGCTGGTGCGCAGCAAGGCGATGTCGAATGCCGAGCGCACCATGCGGCTGCCGCTCAACATCTCGGAGAGCCGCAACACCGCCACCGCCCGCCTGGTGACGAGCTTCGCGGGGGCGGGCGTCCACCACATCGCGCTTGCCACCGACGACATCTTCGCGGCGGCCGAACGCCTGAAGGCCGCCGGCGCGACCTTGCTGCCGATCCCGGCCAATTACTACGACGACGTGGCGGCCCGCTTCGGCCTCGACGACGCGACCGTCGCGCGGATGCAGTCCTTGAGCATCCTCTACGACCGCGTCGGCGACGGCGAGTTCCTGCAATTCTACACGACGCCGTTCGAGGAGCGGTTCTACTTCGAGATCGTGCAGCGGAAGGGCGGCTACGACCTCTACGGCGCGCCGAACGCACCGGTGCGGATGGCGGCCTTGGCGGCGTTGCGGGGTCCGAACCTGTCGCAGGTGCTGCGGTAG